The following are encoded together in the Methanofollis sp. UBA420 genome:
- the purS gene encoding phosphoribosylformylglycinamidine synthase subunit PurS → MKYTAKITIALKDGMLNPEARAIQHALANLGFTTESLSTARVFFVTLDAASADAAQAEAEKMCERLLANPVIHRYEVEVAA, encoded by the coding sequence ATGAAGTACACTGCCAAGATCACGATTGCCCTGAAAGACGGGATGCTCAACCCCGAGGCGCGTGCGATCCAGCACGCCCTCGCGAACCTCGGATTCACGACTGAGTCCCTCTCCACCGCGAGGGTCTTCTTCGTCACCCTCGATGCCGCAAGCGCCGACGCCGCACAGGCCGAGGCCGAGAAGATGTGCGAGCGCCTGCTCGCGAACCCGGTCATCCACCGCTACGAGGTCGAGGTCGCAGCATGA
- the purC gene encoding phosphoribosylaminoimidazolesuccinocarboxamide synthase: MTEQEPIYRGKAKSVFRSDNPDELIVKFRDDITAFDGAKKDELAQKGAYNARVSAYLFRYLEENGVSTHFVRMEDETTMIVRPLKMIPVEVIVRNIAAGSIVRNYPFEEGAPLNPPVIVLDYKDDARHDPMINDEIIVALGFMTTEEIAEVKMAALKINDLLKEKIDKIGLDLVDFKLEFGRHGDRILLGDEISMDSMRLWDKKSHASMDKDVYRFDKGDVMATYAEVVRRLTGE; the protein is encoded by the coding sequence GTGACTGAACAGGAACCTATCTACCGCGGAAAGGCAAAGTCCGTATTCCGCTCTGACAACCCTGACGAACTGATCGTGAAGTTCAGGGATGATATCACCGCCTTTGACGGTGCGAAGAAGGACGAACTCGCACAGAAGGGCGCATACAATGCCCGGGTCTCGGCGTATCTCTTCAGGTACCTGGAGGAGAACGGCGTTTCGACGCACTTCGTCCGGATGGAGGACGAAACGACGATGATCGTGCGGCCCCTGAAGATGATCCCGGTCGAAGTGATCGTCAGGAACATCGCTGCGGGCTCCATTGTCAGGAACTACCCCTTCGAGGAGGGCGCACCCCTGAACCCGCCGGTGATCGTCCTCGACTATAAGGACGACGCCCGCCACGACCCCATGATCAACGACGAGATCATCGTCGCCCTCGGTTTCATGACCACCGAGGAGATCGCAGAGGTCAAAATGGCCGCCCTGAAGATCAACGACCTTCTCAAGGAGAAGATCGACAAAATCGGCCTCGACCTTGTCGATTTCAAGCTGGAGTTCGGCCGCCACGGCGACAGGATCCTCCTCGGCGACGAGATCTCCATGGACTCGATGCGCCTGTGGGACAAGAAGAGCCATGCTTCGATGGACAAAGACGTCTACCGCTTCGACAAGGGGGACGTCATGGCCACCTATGCCGAGGTCGTACGGCGCCTCACCGGAGAGTGA